From a region of the Tateyamaria omphalii genome:
- a CDS encoding PRC-barrel domain-containing protein → MTLKSLKMSAALAAILAAGSAYAGTYENKAEDMAETTTQSDAVPSADTAEDMPVTAETEAPTAPVTDTGMAAATTEMTVADLLGMNVVSANDEVIGEIDYVVNSLDGQAAVIGIGGFLGLGEYTVAIDVSEFEMTEDEQLKLSQYTETELEALPEFDETGVESLPDETQIEAQF, encoded by the coding sequence ATGACACTGAAATCATTGAAAATGTCGGCCGCTCTGGCCGCAATTCTGGCTGCCGGTTCCGCATATGCCGGGACCTATGAGAACAAGGCCGAGGACATGGCCGAGACCACAACGCAAAGCGATGCAGTCCCGTCGGCTGACACAGCCGAAGACATGCCCGTGACCGCGGAAACCGAAGCGCCGACCGCACCTGTGACTGACACAGGCATGGCCGCAGCCACGACCGAAATGACGGTGGCCGATCTGTTGGGCATGAATGTCGTGTCCGCAAATGACGAGGTTATTGGCGAGATCGACTATGTCGTGAATTCCCTTGACGGCCAAGCGGCTGTCATCGGCATCGGCGGCTTCCTTGGCCTGGGTGAGTACACTGTGGCAATCGACGTGAGCGAGTTCGAAATGACCGAGGACGAGCAGTTGAAGCTGTCGCAGTACACCGAGACCGAGCTTGAGGCGCTGCCGGAGTTTGACGAGACCGGCGTCGAAAGCCTGCCGGATGAAACACAGATCGAAGCGCAATTCTAA
- a CDS encoding DUF2853 family protein encodes MGKRDDLIAQYADDLKNKCGMTPDMDLLTKVTIGCGPSIYDADASTVASSQPAELETVKNNFLIKKLGLADGPKLDEAIASVIETYGKSERNKYRAVVYYMLTKHFGKEGVYA; translated from the coding sequence ATGGGCAAAAGAGACGATCTGATCGCGCAATATGCAGATGATCTGAAAAACAAGTGCGGCATGACACCGGACATGGATTTGCTGACGAAGGTGACGATTGGCTGCGGCCCATCCATCTATGACGCAGACGCGTCCACCGTCGCATCCAGCCAGCCGGCTGAGTTGGAAACCGTCAAGAACAATTTCCTGATCAAGAAGCTGGGCCTCGCGGACGGCCCGAAGCTGGACGAGGCGATCGCATCGGTTATCGAGACCTATGGCAAGTCCGAGCGCAACAAATACCGCGCCGTCGTCTACTACATGCTGACCAAGCATTTCGGCAAGGAAGGCGTCTACGCCTGA
- a CDS encoding DUF1761 domain-containing protein — protein sequence MTEGQMGFLAVLAAGVAGFMFGAIWYTVLAKPWMAVSGVPLNEAGDAPANQSNPVPYITSAVGAILVAGMMRHVFVLSGIDAFGEGLVSGFGIGLFLVTPWIATFYAFGARPFRLAMIDGGYATFGCTVIGAVLTLF from the coding sequence ATGACGGAGGGACAGATGGGGTTTTTAGCGGTTTTGGCGGCAGGTGTCGCCGGGTTCATGTTTGGGGCGATCTGGTACACGGTGCTGGCCAAGCCATGGATGGCGGTGTCGGGCGTCCCGTTGAACGAGGCGGGGGATGCGCCCGCCAATCAATCCAATCCGGTGCCGTATATCACAAGTGCCGTTGGTGCGATCCTGGTTGCGGGCATGATGCGCCACGTCTTTGTCCTGAGCGGGATAGATGCGTTTGGCGAAGGGCTGGTGTCCGGTTTCGGCATCGGACTGTTCCTTGTCACGCCGTGGATCGCGACCTTTTATGCCTTTGGCGCGCGGCCGTTTCGCCTGGCGATGATTGATGGCGGGTACGCCACGTTCGGGTGTACGGTCATCGGTGCGGTTCTGACGCTGTTCTGA
- a CDS encoding EVE domain-containing protein encodes MRYWLFKSEPSTWSWDQQVAKGDVGEEWDGVRNYQARNFMREMQVGDRGFFYHSQTEKAVVGIVEVIAEAHPDSTIDDDRWECVDIKAIGPVQTPVTLEMVKADPRLEEMALIRNSRLSVQPVTEAEWAVVCEMAGVAP; translated from the coding sequence ATGAGGTACTGGTTGTTCAAATCCGAACCGTCGACCTGGAGCTGGGATCAGCAGGTCGCAAAGGGGGACGTCGGCGAAGAATGGGACGGCGTCCGCAACTACCAGGCGCGCAATTTCATGCGTGAGATGCAGGTGGGGGATCGCGGGTTCTTTTACCATTCGCAGACGGAAAAGGCGGTTGTCGGTATTGTCGAGGTGATCGCCGAGGCGCATCCTGACAGCACCATTGATGACGATCGCTGGGAGTGCGTGGACATCAAGGCGATTGGCCCTGTGCAGACGCCGGTGACGCTTGAGATGGTGAAGGCTGACCCCCGGTTGGAAGAGATGGCGCTGATCCGTAACTCGCGCCTGTCGGTGCAGCCCGTGACCGAAGCCGAATGGGCCGTGGTCTGCGAGATGGCGGGTGTTGCGCCGTAA